The DNA segment ACCTACAATGATACCCGCATCATTAATACTTAACGCGTCACTAGTAAAAGGACGTTTATCATCTGGATGAATGTTTACTACGCCTCGGCCCAAATCTGTTGCTGTTACCAGGGTACCGGTTTCATCAACTTCCCATTTAAAAGCATTTGAGTAGTACAAGTTTTGGCGAATAATTTGAACACAAGCCTCGAAAGGCATGTCGTCTAAACGATCGTCACAATAGTCACCTTCTTCTTCTAAATCTTCAAGAGCATTAGGGTTCAAATCAACACTAGAAGTACCAATTGCAACTGTATTTCCATTTATTGAAGCGAGATCGTTTACAGCTGACAAACCACCGTAATGATTCGTCGTTTCGTCTAACTCAGTAAAAGGAATTAACTCAAACTCAACAGAGCCATCAACACTTCGTATCCAACCACGACTGGTAAAATCACTTACCCAATGAATATCTAATTCACTGCCACCATCATCAAACGGCGGTAAAGATAAAAAAGGAGCTGATGAATAACCGTATACTAAACCTTCATCCGTTATTCCTTTCGGAACATCAACGGTTGAACGAGTTAAATTGCCATCTTCGAAAGCAACATCAAATACAGGCAGCTCAGTTGCGGTGGTTGTGTTCGGTTCATAAACATAAATTTGCGCATCGCCGTATTTTTGGTAAAGAGTACTACCTTTCCCTCTTAACCAAAGAATAGTCCAAGATAAAGCATTGGCATCAGGGTTACCGGCACGTAATGCTTCTTCAGCTGCATCATCTATTTTAAATAAATCATAGTAATTATCATGAGTATTATTAGCCAGGCGTACAATTTCATCATAATCATCGCCATCTTCAGCGAAATGTTGAAATTGGACAGGGAAATTATAGGTAGTTTGTCCAGACAGTAAAACTTGTCCGACATTGTTTTGTTCAATGCCGTATGTATTTTCAACGGAGTCTACAATACCTAAATCTTCAATGGTGTATGTTACAGCTTGAGCTGCGGGTGCTAATAATGCACCTGAAATGCTTAGCGCTAAAACGGATTTTATCAAGGTTTTCATTAACTACTTTTCTCTTGAATTTCTTCTAATTCTTGCCAACGGTCAAAAGCCTGTTCAAACTTGGCTTCAGCTTCTTGTAATTTTTTTAATACTTGTTGAGTTTTATCTGATGATTGGGTGTAAAAATCGGCTGCATTTACTTGCATCTGATAATCATCCACTTGCTGTTCAAGGGTTTCCAATAATTCTGGTAATGATTCTAACTCATGTTTTTCTTTAAAAGATAATTTATTTTTAACTTTTTTTACTTCAACGGGTTTTACCTGTGGTTTTTCTTTAGTTTTGTCTTTGAGTGTAAATTTTGCATTTTGTTCCGCCTTGTAAGATAAATAATCTTCAACGTCACTATAACCACCTACTATTTGGGCAATTCGGCCACTACCATCAAAATACAAACAACTATTTACACAGTTATCGACAAAATCTCGATCATGACTAACCAATAGTACAGTACCTGGGTAATTAGCGACAACCATTTCTAATAACTCTAGAGTTTCAATATCTAGATCATTAGTAGGCTCATCGAGAATCAATAAATTACTTGGACGTAAAAATAATTTAGCGAGTAATAAACGATTTCTTTCACCACCAGATAAAGCACGTACAGGTGTTCGAGCTCTTTTAGGGCTAAATAAGAAATCTTGTAAGTAACCTAACACATGACGGGTCACACCGTTAACAGTTACTTCTTGTTTACCTTCAGAAACTGCATCTTGTACCGTCATATTCACGTCAAGCTGTTCTCTGTGCTGATCAAAATAAGCAACTTCCAAGTTAACGCCAATACGCATTTTGCCAGATGTTGGTTTATATTGATCAGTTATCAGCTTAAGTAACGTTGATTTACCTGTACCGTTACCACCAATTAACGCTAAGCGATCACCACGACTGATAAGTAACTCAAGATCTTCAATAATAGTTTTGTCATTAAAGGCAATAGATAAATCGGTACATTCAAATACCAACTTACCACTTCTCTCGCCTTGCGACAGCACCATCTCACCTTGTTTTTTAACATCTCTGCGAGCTTTTCGCTCAAGACGAAGCTTTTCTAATGCTCGAACACGTCCTTCATTACGAGTTCTACGGGCTTTAATACCTTGTCGAATCCAAGTTTCTTCTTCTGCTAAACGCTTATCAAATAATTTATTTTGCGTACTCTCTACTTCTAAATCATGCTCTTTTTGTGCTAAATAAGTATCATAATCGCCAGGGTAACTCGTTAATATACCTCGGTCTAAATCGACAATACGAGTAGCTAGTGAACGTATAAATGCCCTATCATGTGAAATAAATATTATCGTTCCTGCGTAATTTTTTAAGAAATTCTCTAACCACAACACACTTTCTATATCTAAGTGGTTAGTAGGTTCATCTAGGAGTAATACATCGGGATTTGTTACAAGTGCTTGAGCTAGCGCAATTTTTCTTAACCAACCACCAGAGAGCTCATTGACATTCTGATCAGGATTTAACGAAAGTTTACTTAACACTTGTTCAACGCGTTGTTCATCTTCCCAAGCATTGTTTTGCTCAAGTTCCGTTTGAATTTGTGCCATTTTATTTAAATTGGCTTCACTTGGGTCTTCAGTGACCACATGAATAATGTCGTGATATCTTTGGATCAAGACACCGTTTTCTTTTAAACCATCTGACACATAAGTAAAAATTGTTTGGTCACAAGATTTAGGAGGATCCTGAGCGAGCATTGCCACATTAACTTCATTAGATATCACCAACTGGCCATCATCTAGATGTTGCATACCCATTAATATTTTCATTAATGATGATTTACCTGCGCCATTTCGACCAACCAAACATACACGTTCGCTGGTTTTAATACGCAATTCGGTATTATCAAGTATTTTGTCTTCGCCAAAGGCTAATTCGGCGTTAGTTATTCTAATTAGTTCCACTGATAAACTCTTGTAATTGTTCTTCGTTAAATGGCCAATATAAGGCCATATTACTATGTAAATGCTCTAGTACAGGAATACTTGTACTGTATAATTCAACCAACTTAGGCTCATTAATAATATCAACGTAGGCAATATTATCTTCGCTGATAAGATTTTTACATAATTGCTCAGCTATTTCGCACAGATGACAGCCATCTGTGCCATATAAATTATATTGTATTGTGTTCATTAAAAGCCTTTCATTATATACGGCTGATACACCAGCTGTTATGAATGTGCTTATTTCGCTTGAAGTCAAAATCACGAGTAACTTCGGTTAAGCACTCAGCTTTAAGGCCAACAAGATTTAATCCGTCAAAGTCCATTTTAAAACCACGCTTGTTATTAGTGAAAATTAATTCACCTTGATCAGCAACTGATTTCATTCCGGTTTTAATCAAATCCAAATGGTCACGTTGCACATCAAATGTAGTGTTCATTCGTTTAGAATTAGAAAATGTTGGTGGATCAATAAATACCACATCATATTTATTTGTGTTTTCTTTTAACCACTGCAAACAGTCAGCTTGAACGAATTCATATTTATGACCACGTAACTTATTTAGTTCGAAATTATCTTGAGCCCAGTCTAAATAGGTTTTTGACATATCAACGGTAGTTACTTTTTCAGCGCCATTAATTGCAGCTTGTAATGAAACAGATCCGGTATAGGCAAAGAGGTTTAATAAGGTTTTTCCTTTAGACTTTTTAGCAACAATTTTACGAGTCTTGCGGTGGTCTAAGAATAAGCCAGTATCAAGGTAATCCCACAGATTAACTTTTAGCAAGGCATCGTATTCTTTTACAATAAGTGCTTTTTTACTTTTGCTTAACTGCTGGTATTGATTTTTACCCTTTTGCTTACTTCGTACTTTTAACGCCACTTTATCAGTATCTATGTTTAATACTTTAGGGGCCCAATATATAGCTTCTTGTAAGCGCTGCGCGGCTTTAACTTCATCGATATCTTTAGGCGGCGCATACTCATGCAACACTAAATGATCGTCATATACATCAATGGCTACATTAAATTCTGGAATATCAGCATCATAAACTCGATAACAATTTACATCGTTTTGCTTTAACCATGATTTCAACCCTTTAACGTTTTTCTTTAAACGGTTGGCAAAATCTGAGTTCTGACCAGAAAAGTCTGTTTGTGCAGGTGTACGGTCTAATTGCCCTTCGTCAATGTTATATAGCGCTAATTGACAATCTAATGGGCCATTTTTGAATTTATAACGCTTAAAGCTAGATAGCTTTAATAGAGAGAGCATTTCAACATTCGCGGTAATTAAGCCAATTTTCCAGCCTAAAAACTCTTGTTTAAACACTTTGCCAAGTTCGGTAAACGTAGAAACGAGCTCTGGTAATGAACCAATACGTTCACCATAAGGCGGATTAAATAAAATATGGCCAGGTTCACCAAATTGATTTTTAAGATCTTCAGCTCTGCCCTGTTTAAATTCAATTAAATGACCAAGTCCTGCACTGCGAGCATTTGCTTTAGCCGTTTGAAGTACTCTCCCATCCATATCAAAACCAAATACTTTAACAGTACTATTAGCTAGGGCTTGGTCGGTTTCTAACTTAGCGGTATCTAACAATTGGTTAAATAGGCTCGCATCGTGAAATTTCCAGCGACTAAAGCCCCAATGTGTTCTATCGACACCTGGATACATTCCTGATGCCATAGACACAGCTTCAAGCATTAACGTACCTGAACCACACATAGGGTCAACCAATGGCTTACTTGGATCATTTAACCAACCAGAACGAACTACAAGAGCCGCAGCAAGGTTTTCTTTAATAGGCGCAGCACCAGAATTTTCACGGTATCCACGTTTAGATAGTGAACGACCAGAAAAATCTACATAAAACGTTACTTCATTTCTAAGTAAGCGAGCTTGTATACGTATATCCGGATTAGTTTTTTCAACAGATGGTCTGTCTAAACCTTCGTCTCTAAAGCAATCAACAATCGCATCTTTTACAGTTAAACCGCCAAATTGTGAATCACGAATGTGTTCATTTTTACCAACAAAATCGACAGCAAAAAAGTCTTCACTGGTGAAATGTTCAGTCCAATCTATGTCTTTAGCGGCTTTATAAAGTGCGTCTTTATCTTTTACAGGAGACGGTTCATCGATTCTTATAAGAATACGACTGGCTAAACGAGATTTTAAACAGGCTTGATATCCAGTTTCCATACTTGCAGTAAAATGAACGCCTTCAGGACGTTGTACGACTTCACTGCCGCCTATTGACGTTATTTCATCGGCTAAAAGTGGCTCTATGCCAAAAGAAGTTAAAGCTAAAAATTGTTTCATGGTGTGATCCAAAGCATTTGATGGCGCAGATTATAAACGACCCATTGCCATTTGTCTTAGCCAATTACTTTATTTAACTAAGAAATATCTGATATCAAAGCTAAATTTCGTACATTTTAAGTATACAATTAAACCGACTGATTAATTATCAAACACATTATCAAATTAATTAATAAATATGGTAAAATCTACTTGCAATCCTATAAGGCAATCCTTATAGTACGCATCGAATTCAGGCGCGGGATGGAGCAGCCTGGTAGCTCGTCGGGCTCATAACCCGAAGGTCGTCAGTTCAAATCTGGCTCCCGCAACCAATTCTTTGATTATAAAAGAGTTTCTGAATTCAAACATATTACAGGCGCGGGATGGAGCAGCCTGGTAGCTCGTCGGGCTCATAACCCGAAGGTCGTCAGTTCAAATCTGGCTCCCGCAACCAATTTTCTTTAATTAAGGGAATGTAGGAACTTTAATATTGTAAGTGTTACTGACTCATCAGTTCGCTAACATCAAAATAAGGGCTCCACAACAAATTAATTTTTAGAAAATACTGTAATATGACAATTAGTTTGAGAGAACCACGGACGCGGGATGGAGCAGCCTGGTAGCTCGTCGGGCTCATAACCCGAAGGTCGTCAGTTCAAATCTGGCTCCCGCAACCAATTCTTAACAAACTACGAAAAAGAAGCCCTAACGGGCTTTTTTCGTATCTGGAGTTTGATAATGTCATTAATGGGTTAATCAAAAAGCATAACCCGAAGGTCGTCAGTTCACTTATACCAGAACAGCGCTCCCGCAACCAATGCTCAACAAACTACGAAAAAGAAGCCCTTACGGGCTTTTTTCGTATCTGGAGTTTGATAATTTCACTCTTTGAGCCTCAAAGATTTAGAAAAAATGCACCGTCATCCCCCGCGAGTATAAGCGAGATGAGGGACCTCATCGAACGTACTGTGCATATATAGAATTTACTTATCAATTTTTTAAAATCGTTAAATTTGTTATCTCGTTACTTAACCGCTGCCGATATTCACCTAAGGTCTCCGCAACCAATGCTCAGCAAACACGATAAAAATCTAAAAAAGCCCTACAAGGGCTTTCATACCTGTAAATTAAGAAAACAATTAACTTGCTAAACGCATGCCTTTTTTATGTGTATTTTTATAATGCAATGGTGAAACTCCATACCAAGCTTTAAACGCTCGAGAAAAGTTCCCGTAGTTACAATAACCTAATTTAAATGCTAATTGCTCTGGCGTTAATTTGCCTTCTTGTAAGTAATAAATTGAATATGACTTTCTAATTTTCTCAACGATACTTTTAAAGTTAGTACCTTCCGCGTTTAATTTATTATTGAGGGTGCGCTCTGATATCCCGCAAATTTCAGCCACTAATAATTTGCTACAATTGCCATCAAGCAATAACTTCAAAATAATATTACTTACTTTAGAAGTAAAATTAAAAGCACTACTACGTTTCAAAAATTCGTCCACCATTTTATCCGATTGTTTTGCAAGTTTGTCATTTGCAAAAGGCAATTCAACATCTAACGTATTAGAATCAAAAACAACCTTAGTTTTATCTGCTGAAAACTCTATATTTTCACCAAAACAATCAATATATTCCTGTATCATTTCATCTTCAGGCGTCCAGGTTAAACAAACTTTTTTTGCCTTAAAATCAGCACCAATCATTAATTTTATAAACGTTAATGTTAAAGCGGCAAAAATATCAGAATAAAAATTTGAGTTTATGTCATTAAAATAGGTTTTCTCATCAAATGTTAAATAACTTTCAAAACTGTCCTGAATAAAATTAACCTTTATTGAGCTAGTAATAAATGGAAAACCATTTGTATAACGATGGCAAAAGTCATTTAAAGAATTGCTAAATAACAATCCAGTTCCAAACGATTGGAATATCGCCGGATTCAAATATTCACAGGCTTTAATCGCAACTATAGGTGACGCTTTCTTAACAACCAAATCAATATAATTACTACTCAAATGAGAAGGTATTCGCTTATAAATTGAATTGAATTTATTCATATCTATACCAGCTTCAATTAATGTTGAATCGACATCAACACCATACTTTTCAATCGTCGGCTGTAAAAACTTTAATGTGCCACTATAACTGTTGGCTAATAATTGGTGCATCTAAAAAACCCTTAAAACTAATGAAACTCTCGATTTAGAGAGTTCCTTTTAAGTTAAATATCTAAAATGAGATACTTTGAATGAGCATAAAACCATAATGTATCAGGGATTAATTATCCTAATACGCCATTTTCTTGCATGGTTTCAATCTCATCATTATTGAAACCCATCTCAGTTAAAACTTCCTGATTATGATGACCTACGCGACAACCTGCAGAGGTGTAGTTAGGCTGGTTTCTAGAAAATTTAATTGGTGACGCGATTTGCTTGATTTTATTGTTATCTGTTGTAGTTACTTCAACAACCATATTTCGCGCTTGCATTTGCGGATGTTCGGCCGCTTCTACCACTGTTAAAGTAGGTTCAACACAGGCATCAAGCTTAACGAATACGTCTTGCCAATAGTCAAAGTCGTGCTGTATAAATGCACCTTTTAATGCCGCGATTAACGGAGCTTGTGATTCAGCACTGTAGTCAAAACCATTTTTGATCAGGTCTTCTCTACCTATGGTTTGACAAAGTTGCTGCATAAACGCAGGTTCAATACTACCAACAGAAAAATAACGACCATCTTTAGTTTCGTAATGGTTGTAAAAAGAAGCACCATTTAGTGTTTCTTGCTCAAGTCCGGGAGCAATACCGCTGCCAAGCGCACCAGCACCACTCATAGCATTCAAAGCAAACGCTGCATCAGTCATACTGATATCTATATATTGTCCTTCACCACTAATTTGACGTTCTATTACTGCGGCAAGAATGCCGTTAACAGCATGCATTGACCCACCTGCTACATCTGCAATTTGAAAACCAACAGGAACAGGCCCGGTTTCTTTAGTACCGGTATAACTGGCTACACCAGCAATTGCTAAGTAGTTTATATCGTGGCCACCACGGTGTTTATACGGACCAGTTTGGCCATAACCAGTAATAGAACAATAAATTAATTTAGGATTAATCTCTTTTAATGATTGATAATCCAAACCAAAACGTTGCATAACACCTGGACGGAACTGTTCAATAACGATGTCATACTCTGTCACCATCTTTTTGACTAAATCTACGGCTTCCTGTTTTTTTAAATCCAAGCCAATAGACCGCTTAGAGCGATTTAGAGTTTGATGAATGTAAGATACGCCCTGCTCATCTAAAGGAGGCAATATTCTGGTAAGATCTTGACGGTTAGGCGATTCTACTCGTAGA comes from the Thalassotalea nanhaiensis genome and includes:
- a CDS encoding CaiB/BaiF CoA transferase family protein; protein product: MPLKSLKVLDFSTLLPGPFATMMLADMGAEVLRVESPNRQDLTRILPPLDEQGVSYIHQTLNRSKRSIGLDLKKQEAVDLVKKMVTEYDIVIEQFRPGVMQRFGLDYQSLKEINPKLIYCSITGYGQTGPYKHRGGHDINYLAIAGVASYTGTKETGPVPVGFQIADVAGGSMHAVNGILAAVIERQISGEGQYIDISMTDAAFALNAMSGAGALGSGIAPGLEQETLNGASFYNHYETKDGRYFSVGSIEPAFMQQLCQTIGREDLIKNGFDYSAESQAPLIAALKGAFIQHDFDYWQDVFVKLDACVEPTLTVVEAAEHPQMQARNMVVEVTTTDNNKIKQIASPIKFSRNQPNYTSAGCRVGHHNQEVLTEMGFNNDEIETMQENGVLG
- a CDS encoding helix-turn-helix domain-containing protein, translated to MHQLLANSYSGTLKFLQPTIEKYGVDVDSTLIEAGIDMNKFNSIYKRIPSHLSSNYIDLVVKKASPIVAIKACEYLNPAIFQSFGTGLLFSNSLNDFCHRYTNGFPFITSSIKVNFIQDSFESYLTFDEKTYFNDINSNFYSDIFAALTLTFIKLMIGADFKAKKVCLTWTPEDEMIQEYIDCFGENIEFSADKTKVVFDSNTLDVELPFANDKLAKQSDKMVDEFLKRSSAFNFTSKVSNIILKLLLDGNCSKLLVAEICGISERTLNNKLNAEGTNFKSIVEKIRKSYSIYYLQEGKLTPEQLAFKLGYCNYGNFSRAFKAWYGVSPLHYKNTHKKGMRLAS
- a CDS encoding DUF3466 family protein; this encodes MKTLIKSVLALSISGALLAPAAQAVTYTIEDLGIVDSVENTYGIEQNNVGQVLLSGQTTYNFPVQFQHFAEDGDDYDEIVRLANNTHDNYYDLFKIDDAAEEALRAGNPDANALSWTILWLRGKGSTLYQKYGDAQIYVYEPNTTTATELPVFDVAFEDGNLTRSTVDVPKGITDEGLVYGYSSAPFLSLPPFDDGGSELDIHWVSDFTSRGWIRSVDGSVEFELIPFTELDETTNHYGGLSAVNDLASINGNTVAIGTSSVDLNPNALEDLEEEGDYCDDRLDDMPFEACVQIIRQNLYYSNAFKWEVDETGTLVTATDLGRGVVNIHPDDKRPFTSDALSINDAGIIVGYSHFWWDEDETTPSRGESVGSFAAIFKDGEIIDFTDRDDYFESKAIEINNDGIFTGYMYKYVNGKARTKFYYANANDAEITPVFPVDFFKGSSSYPHGININGMIVGEGEVEDFVDSPSTPRRRHGFLYSINDDAFYNVNQFLSCEDQEKYTIVEARDINDENVILGTAWIKAPKLDSKGEPFSIDGEVIPDAEQDVLVAVKLTPTGEGFVINDCSEELDEKTERRGAGFGFLSLFAGMALLFRRRRS
- a CDS encoding glutaredoxin family protein gives rise to the protein MNTIQYNLYGTDGCHLCEIAEQLCKNLISEDNIAYVDIINEPKLVELYSTSIPVLEHLHSNMALYWPFNEEQLQEFISGTN
- the uup gene encoding ATP-binding cassette ATPase Uup, which translates into the protein MELIRITNAELAFGEDKILDNTELRIKTSERVCLVGRNGAGKSSLMKILMGMQHLDDGQLVISNEVNVAMLAQDPPKSCDQTIFTYVSDGLKENGVLIQRYHDIIHVVTEDPSEANLNKMAQIQTELEQNNAWEDEQRVEQVLSKLSLNPDQNVNELSGGWLRKIALAQALVTNPDVLLLDEPTNHLDIESVLWLENFLKNYAGTIIFISHDRAFIRSLATRIVDLDRGILTSYPGDYDTYLAQKEHDLEVESTQNKLFDKRLAEEETWIRQGIKARRTRNEGRVRALEKLRLERKARRDVKKQGEMVLSQGERSGKLVFECTDLSIAFNDKTIIEDLELLISRGDRLALIGGNGTGKSTLLKLITDQYKPTSGKMRIGVNLEVAYFDQHREQLDVNMTVQDAVSEGKQEVTVNGVTRHVLGYLQDFLFSPKRARTPVRALSGGERNRLLLAKLFLRPSNLLILDEPTNDLDIETLELLEMVVANYPGTVLLVSHDRDFVDNCVNSCLYFDGSGRIAQIVGGYSDVEDYLSYKAEQNAKFTLKDKTKEKPQVKPVEVKKVKNKLSFKEKHELESLPELLETLEQQVDDYQMQVNAADFYTQSSDKTQQVLKKLQEAEAKFEQAFDRWQELEEIQEKSS
- the rlmKL gene encoding bifunctional 23S rRNA (guanine(2069)-N(7))-methyltransferase RlmK/23S rRNA (guanine(2445)-N(2))-methyltransferase RlmL, which codes for MKQFLALTSFGIEPLLADEITSIGGSEVVQRPEGVHFTASMETGYQACLKSRLASRILIRIDEPSPVKDKDALYKAAKDIDWTEHFTSEDFFAVDFVGKNEHIRDSQFGGLTVKDAIVDCFRDEGLDRPSVEKTNPDIRIQARLLRNEVTFYVDFSGRSLSKRGYRENSGAAPIKENLAAALVVRSGWLNDPSKPLVDPMCGSGTLMLEAVSMASGMYPGVDRTHWGFSRWKFHDASLFNQLLDTAKLETDQALANSTVKVFGFDMDGRVLQTAKANARSAGLGHLIEFKQGRAEDLKNQFGEPGHILFNPPYGERIGSLPELVSTFTELGKVFKQEFLGWKIGLITANVEMLSLLKLSSFKRYKFKNGPLDCQLALYNIDEGQLDRTPAQTDFSGQNSDFANRLKKNVKGLKSWLKQNDVNCYRVYDADIPEFNVAIDVYDDHLVLHEYAPPKDIDEVKAAQRLQEAIYWAPKVLNIDTDKVALKVRSKQKGKNQYQQLSKSKKALIVKEYDALLKVNLWDYLDTGLFLDHRKTRKIVAKKSKGKTLLNLFAYTGSVSLQAAINGAEKVTTVDMSKTYLDWAQDNFELNKLRGHKYEFVQADCLQWLKENTNKYDVVFIDPPTFSNSKRMNTTFDVQRDHLDLIKTGMKSVADQGELIFTNNKRGFKMDFDGLNLVGLKAECLTEVTRDFDFKRNKHIHNSWCISRI